In a genomic window of Streptomyces sp. SJL17-4:
- a CDS encoding YdcF family protein — MSYAFAVAAVFLLFFALGVRRDRRRFGNAVHLGLAVTFLGIGLLAGIEDAPPGVAETVMICGLLVLGLGPVVLAGLLTANGVKMVRKEGRRPANLLSLLAGLGMFGVMILAVAAAATDSWALQILVVTLLLVLGYVSFLFVCFVGYAFLYGRMRIRRDADYVVVLGSGLIGGRRVPPLLASRLDRGREVHETLAAYERRDGGAPVLVVSGGQGPDEEVPESHAMADYLVERGFPPGALLREDRSRTTEENMIFSKELMERDRPGSSCVIVTNNFHAFRAAILARRSGVNGQVVGSPTAAYFWPSATIREFAAVFLQYKVVNLGILGTLILLGALVWASR, encoded by the coding sequence ATGTCGTACGCCTTCGCCGTCGCCGCGGTCTTCCTGCTGTTCTTCGCGCTCGGTGTACGGCGGGACCGGCGTCGCTTCGGCAACGCCGTGCACCTCGGCCTCGCCGTCACCTTCCTCGGGATCGGGCTGCTCGCCGGTATCGAGGACGCCCCGCCCGGCGTCGCCGAGACCGTGATGATCTGCGGGCTGCTCGTGCTCGGCCTCGGACCGGTCGTCCTCGCGGGGCTGCTCACCGCGAACGGCGTGAAGATGGTCCGCAAGGAGGGCAGACGGCCGGCCAACCTGCTCTCGCTCCTCGCCGGGCTCGGTATGTTCGGCGTGATGATCCTGGCGGTGGCGGCCGCCGCGACCGACTCGTGGGCCCTGCAGATCCTCGTCGTCACCCTCCTCCTCGTCCTCGGCTACGTCTCCTTCCTCTTCGTCTGCTTCGTCGGTTACGCGTTCCTGTACGGCCGGATGAGGATCCGCCGTGACGCCGACTACGTCGTCGTCCTCGGCTCCGGCCTGATCGGCGGCCGCCGGGTGCCGCCGCTCCTCGCGAGCCGGCTGGACCGGGGGCGCGAGGTGCACGAGACGCTGGCCGCGTACGAGCGGCGCGACGGCGGCGCGCCCGTCCTCGTCGTCTCGGGCGGCCAGGGCCCCGACGAGGAGGTGCCCGAGTCGCACGCGATGGCCGACTACCTCGTCGAGCGCGGCTTCCCGCCGGGCGCGCTGCTGCGCGAGGACCGCTCGCGCACCACCGAGGAGAACATGATCTTCAGCAAGGAGCTGATGGAGCGGGACCGGCCGGGCTCCTCGTGCGTGATCGTCACCAACAACTTCCACGCCTTCCGGGCCGCCATCCTCGCCCGCCGCTCGGGCGTGAACGGCCAGGTGGTGGGCTCGCCGACCGCCGCCTACTTCTGGCCGTCGGCGACCATCCGCGAGTTCGCCGCGGTCTTCCTCCAGTACAAGGTGGTCAACCTCGGAATCCTGGGGACCCTGATCCTGCTCGGGGCACTCGTGTGGGCGAGCCGCTGA
- a CDS encoding protein kinase: protein MGEVWQATDEVLGRDVAVKLMLAHGTDPSAADRFRLEAQTAARLSHPHVVGVFDFGTWDGKLFLVMELVEGDSLADSPSDPLLLPAERVAVVAAHAAAGLAAAHRQGVVHRDIKPGNLLVDAEGTVKLADFGIARFVDDPSAALTTTGQIVGTGLYLAPERALGQPASPASDVYSLGCVLYQLLTGRPPFRADTATALLYQHIDTPPVPPGRLGVALPPEFETYLLSLLAKQPEQRPPAQAIADWFSSGAWRAYARPAPAQPGPHTPHAPHTPHAPHTPHAPHHTRGLPAGAATRSGPMPGTGRTPGAAPMPGASPMPGAAPMPVPAPMPGQARRPAPAQAHRPSSPGATASRRRERPGSTTGGLAELSRRRPRKTAAVAGAIAFVVFLIIGMAWLS, encoded by the coding sequence ATGGGTGAGGTGTGGCAGGCCACCGACGAGGTGCTCGGCCGGGACGTCGCCGTGAAGCTGATGCTGGCCCACGGGACCGACCCCTCCGCCGCCGACCGGTTCCGGCTGGAGGCGCAGACCGCCGCCCGGCTGAGCCACCCGCACGTGGTGGGCGTCTTCGACTTCGGCACCTGGGACGGAAAGCTGTTCCTCGTCATGGAGTTGGTGGAGGGCGACAGCCTCGCCGACAGCCCGTCCGATCCGCTGCTGCTGCCCGCCGAGCGGGTCGCCGTGGTCGCCGCGCACGCCGCCGCCGGGCTCGCCGCCGCGCACCGGCAGGGTGTCGTGCACCGGGACATCAAGCCGGGGAACCTCCTGGTCGACGCCGAGGGGACGGTGAAGCTCGCCGACTTCGGCATCGCCCGCTTCGTCGACGACCCCTCCGCGGCGCTCACCACGACGGGCCAGATCGTCGGCACCGGGCTCTACCTCGCGCCCGAGCGGGCCCTGGGGCAGCCCGCCTCACCCGCCTCCGACGTGTACTCCCTCGGCTGCGTGCTCTACCAACTCCTCACCGGACGCCCGCCGTTCCGCGCGGACACCGCCACGGCCCTGCTGTACCAGCACATCGACACGCCCCCGGTGCCGCCCGGCCGGCTCGGGGTGGCGCTGCCGCCCGAGTTCGAGACGTATCTGCTGAGCCTGCTGGCCAAGCAGCCGGAGCAGCGGCCCCCGGCGCAGGCCATCGCGGACTGGTTCTCCTCCGGCGCCTGGCGCGCCTACGCCCGGCCCGCCCCCGCGCAGCCCGGACCTCACACCCCGCACGCCCCGCATACCCCGCACGCCCCGCATACCCCGCACGCCCCGCACCACACCCGCGGCCTCCCGGCGGGCGCCGCCACCCGCTCCGGTCCCATGCCGGGGACCGGTCGGACACCCGGAGCCGCACCCATGCCGGGGGCCTCCCCGATGCCCGGCGCCGCGCCCATGCCCGTACCGGCGCCGATGCCCGGGCAGGCGCGCAGACCCGCGCCCGCGCAGGCTCACAGACCCTCGTCCCCCGGCGCGACCGCCTCCCGGCGGCGTGAGCGGCCCGGCAGCACCACCGGCGGGCTCGCGGAGCTCTCCCGACGCCGTCCCCGCAAGACGGCCGCCGTCGCCGGGGCCATCGCCTTCGTCGTCTTCCTGATCATCGGAATGGCCTGGCTCTCCTGA
- a CDS encoding glycosyltransferase family 2 protein, giving the protein MARPRVGVAVLTMGTRPDELRALLDAVAAQDEAAARIVVVGNGTGTLPELPEGVTGVELPENRGVSGGRNVAIETLRAFGDVDVVVDLDDDGLLVDTDVFRRLADLYEGDDALGVVSFRIADETGETQRRHVPRLGAKDPMRGGEVTTFLGGGHGLSMVMLDEIGGWPEDFFFTHEETDMAWRALDAGWKVVYEPKLLLQHPKTSPARHAVYYRMTARNRVWLAKRNLPALLVPVYLGVWTLLTLARTRSLPGLASWFAGFAEGVRHSCGPRHPMRWSTVRHMTRLGRPPVI; this is encoded by the coding sequence GTGGCGCGACCTCGTGTGGGTGTGGCGGTACTGACGATGGGCACGCGCCCGGACGAGCTGCGGGCGCTGCTCGACGCCGTGGCGGCGCAGGACGAGGCCGCCGCCCGGATCGTGGTCGTCGGCAACGGCACCGGGACGCTGCCGGAGCTCCCCGAGGGCGTGACCGGGGTCGAACTGCCCGAGAACCGGGGTGTGTCCGGGGGGCGGAACGTCGCGATCGAGACACTGCGCGCCTTCGGTGACGTCGACGTGGTGGTGGACCTCGACGACGACGGCCTGCTCGTCGACACGGACGTCTTCCGCCGCCTGGCCGACCTGTACGAGGGCGACGACGCCCTGGGTGTCGTGTCGTTCCGCATCGCCGACGAGACGGGCGAGACACAGCGCCGCCACGTCCCGCGCCTCGGGGCGAAGGACCCGATGCGCGGCGGGGAGGTCACGACCTTCCTGGGCGGCGGCCACGGCCTCTCGATGGTGATGCTCGACGAGATCGGCGGCTGGCCGGAGGACTTCTTCTTCACCCACGAGGAGACCGACATGGCCTGGCGGGCCCTCGACGCGGGCTGGAAGGTCGTCTACGAGCCGAAACTCCTCCTCCAGCACCCGAAGACCAGCCCGGCCCGGCACGCCGTCTACTACCGGATGACCGCCCGCAACCGCGTCTGGCTCGCCAAGCGCAACCTGCCGGCCCTGCTCGTCCCCGTCTACCTGGGCGTCTGGACCCTCCTCACGCTGGCCCGCACCCGCTCCCTGCCGGGCCTCGCGTCCTGGTTCGCCGGCTTCGCGGAGGGTGTCCGTCACTCCTGCGGGCCCCGACACCCCATGCGCTGGTCCACGGTCCGCCACATGACCCGCCTGGGCCGCCCGCCGGTCATCTGA
- a CDS encoding SgcJ/EcaC family oxidoreductase — MNRKIVKRVALASALVLALGAAGAYLYLDATSDVQRAGVETCGEVIPADADRRDGEAVCATLDALADAWERGDADAYGRQFTENGTYTTYIGSHYEGRADITESHRALFKGFLKDSKLASRYLDMRFLTKDVAVLTSRGADYTGDKPGVDELSKVTTFTLVRDTGDTWRIAAFHNTERSNVMERFSFLYAPDTAPKAEK, encoded by the coding sequence ATGAACCGCAAGATCGTCAAGCGCGTCGCCCTGGCCTCCGCGCTCGTCCTCGCCCTCGGCGCGGCCGGCGCCTATCTCTATCTCGACGCCACCTCCGACGTGCAGCGCGCGGGAGTCGAAACCTGCGGCGAGGTGATCCCGGCCGACGCCGACCGCCGCGACGGCGAGGCCGTCTGCGCCACCCTCGACGCCCTCGCCGACGCCTGGGAGCGCGGTGACGCGGACGCGTACGGCCGCCAGTTCACCGAGAACGGCACGTACACCACCTACATCGGCAGCCACTACGAAGGCCGCGCCGACATCACCGAGAGCCACCGCGCTCTCTTCAAGGGCTTCCTCAAGGACAGCAAGCTCGCTTCCAGGTATCTCGACATGCGCTTCCTGACCAAGGACGTCGCCGTCCTCACCAGCCGCGGAGCCGACTACACCGGTGACAAGCCCGGCGTGGACGAACTCTCGAAGGTGACGACCTTCACCCTGGTCCGCGACACCGGCGACACCTGGCGGATCGCGGCGTTCCACAACACCGAGCGCAGCAACGTCATGGAGCGCTTCTCCTTCCTCTACGCCCCCGACACCGCCCCGAAGGCGGAAAAGTGA
- a CDS encoding TetR/AcrR family transcriptional regulator, translating into MTPRRRLTPTDRRAQLLAVGARLFAAVPYDDVLMEDVAQEAGVSRALLYRHFPSKHALFAAVYQQATDRLLEATRFDPEATLVEQLTQGLDAHFDYFIANRQAVLAANRVLAGDPVIQTIMTDELDALRSRLLGVLPLADERMHDAVSATLKAWLVFVQVLCVDWLARETCTRTELRDTCIGAAVGALRPLLLADPATDWPPTHTAGA; encoded by the coding sequence GTGACGCCCCGCCGACGCCTGACTCCCACCGACCGCCGCGCCCAGCTGCTCGCCGTCGGTGCCCGCCTCTTCGCAGCCGTCCCGTACGACGACGTGCTGATGGAGGATGTCGCGCAGGAGGCCGGAGTGTCCCGCGCACTGCTCTACCGGCACTTCCCCAGCAAGCACGCCCTCTTCGCGGCGGTCTACCAGCAGGCGACCGACCGGCTGCTCGAAGCGACCCGGTTCGATCCGGAAGCCACGCTCGTCGAACAGCTCACCCAGGGCCTGGACGCCCACTTCGACTACTTCATCGCGAACCGCCAGGCCGTGCTGGCCGCGAACCGGGTACTCGCGGGGGACCCCGTCATCCAGACGATCATGACGGACGAGCTCGATGCCCTGCGCTCACGCCTGCTCGGCGTGCTCCCGCTCGCCGACGAGCGCATGCACGACGCCGTCTCCGCGACGCTCAAGGCGTGGCTGGTGTTCGTGCAAGTGCTGTGTGTGGACTGGCTCGCGCGCGAGACCTGCACCCGAACGGAGCTCCGCGACACCTGCATCGGGGCCGCGGTGGGGGCCCTGCGCCCGCTGCTCCTCGCGGACCCTGCCACCGACTGGCCGCCCACGCACACCGCTGGAGCGTGA
- a CDS encoding DUF4345 domain-containing protein translates to MARALRMFAWVMGVACVAIGLFHVVGGNAAIPGEADAGATIDSLGRFLGAIFAGYGLVWLWAARQDPVPARVVRWLAAVFLLGGIGRLLSLAVHGWPHSFQVMLAVIELVFPPVWFWLADADERAARERGRSVSLTGVRDSSRATDR, encoded by the coding sequence ATGGCCAGAGCACTGCGGATGTTCGCGTGGGTGATGGGTGTCGCCTGTGTGGCGATCGGCCTGTTCCATGTGGTCGGCGGCAATGCCGCAATTCCCGGCGAGGCCGACGCCGGCGCGACCATCGACAGCCTGGGCCGGTTCTTGGGCGCGATCTTCGCCGGGTACGGGCTGGTCTGGCTGTGGGCTGCCCGGCAGGATCCCGTCCCGGCTCGCGTGGTGCGGTGGCTCGCCGCGGTGTTCCTGCTCGGCGGCATCGGGCGGCTGCTGTCCCTGGCCGTGCACGGGTGGCCGCACTCGTTCCAGGTCATGCTGGCCGTGATCGAGCTGGTCTTCCCGCCGGTCTGGTTCTGGCTGGCCGACGCCGACGAGCGCGCCGCCCGGGAGCGAGGCCGGAGCGTGTCACTCACCGGCGTACGCGACTCCTCACGTGCGACGGACCGATGA
- a CDS encoding AarF/UbiB family protein, which produces MSIALFAAPGPAGPSSTEFLIPSFFLGFLFTFVPALLARRLLNLRSGVPRIVFCTLVAITISGSTVGRYMRQDDEWSLATVFWGVTLALTMLMLLLLEAFVPGGLGPVGLAKELYRRSLRARRYAQVSAISTRSGLPRFATDRPRRNSPERNAAFAVALRRTLEDSGVTFVKLGQLLSTPRDLLPPEFIDELSKLQNEVPPAPWGQVREQLEVELGAAPEEFFMDFDPTPLAAASIAQVHRAKLADGRPVVVKVRRPGIVRIVDRDLDIVRRMARTLQRRFTWARSIGAVDLAEGFADSLREELDFRIEARNLATVAAACAGRSPVRLPHVHEELTTARVLVMEALDGIPLGSADATLTARGTDRDALARTLLDVLLRQIMVDGVFHADPHPGNILLLPDDSLALIDFGSVGRLDTRLQGSLRRLLAGIDQRDPAGVRDAFVEIMDRSDAVDGESLERSLGRFMARHLGPGLTPDLEMFTDLFRIVSAHGVAVPAEVAAVFRALATLEGTLAHLAPGFNIVNESRAFADREITAQLRPESLRQVARDELVSLIPLLRRIPRRVDRITADLERGVFTVNARMFADPADQRVLAGLLQQVLIAVLAATTGLMSVVLLASSGGPQISDRLRLYEVFGYNLLVLSVIMMLRVLVGGFRRRESRGR; this is translated from the coding sequence ATGAGCATCGCCCTGTTCGCCGCGCCAGGTCCGGCCGGCCCGTCGTCGACAGAGTTCCTGATTCCTTCGTTCTTCCTGGGATTCCTGTTCACCTTTGTTCCCGCTCTGCTCGCCCGACGGCTGCTGAATCTGCGATCCGGGGTGCCCCGGATCGTGTTCTGCACCCTCGTCGCGATCACGATCAGCGGCTCCACGGTGGGCCGGTACATGAGGCAGGACGACGAGTGGTCCTTGGCGACCGTCTTCTGGGGCGTCACGCTCGCCCTCACCATGCTGATGCTGCTGCTGCTCGAGGCCTTCGTCCCCGGCGGCCTCGGCCCGGTGGGCCTGGCCAAGGAGCTCTACCGCCGCAGCCTCCGCGCGCGACGCTACGCCCAGGTCAGCGCCATCTCCACACGCTCAGGCCTGCCCCGCTTCGCCACCGACCGCCCCCGCCGCAACTCCCCCGAGCGCAATGCCGCTTTCGCGGTCGCCTTGCGCCGCACCCTGGAGGACAGCGGCGTCACGTTCGTCAAGCTCGGCCAACTGCTCTCCACCCCCCGCGACCTGCTGCCCCCTGAGTTCATCGACGAACTGAGCAAGCTGCAGAACGAGGTCCCGCCCGCCCCCTGGGGGCAGGTGCGCGAGCAGCTGGAAGTCGAACTCGGCGCGGCTCCCGAAGAGTTCTTCATGGACTTCGACCCCACCCCCCTCGCCGCCGCCTCCATCGCCCAGGTCCACCGGGCGAAACTGGCGGACGGCCGCCCGGTGGTGGTGAAGGTGCGGCGCCCCGGGATCGTACGCATCGTCGACCGCGACCTCGACATCGTGCGGCGGATGGCCCGCACCCTGCAGCGCCGCTTCACCTGGGCCCGCAGCATCGGCGCGGTCGACCTGGCCGAGGGCTTCGCCGACTCGCTCCGAGAAGAGCTGGACTTCCGCATCGAGGCCCGCAACCTCGCCACGGTCGCCGCCGCCTGCGCCGGCCGCTCCCCTGTGCGACTCCCTCACGTGCACGAGGAGTTGACGACGGCCCGAGTCCTGGTCATGGAGGCCCTCGACGGCATCCCTCTGGGCAGCGCAGACGCGACCCTGACAGCACGAGGCACGGACCGCGACGCTCTGGCCCGTACGCTCCTCGACGTCCTGCTCCGCCAGATCATGGTCGACGGCGTCTTCCACGCCGACCCGCACCCCGGCAACATCCTCCTTCTGCCCGACGACTCTCTCGCCCTGATCGACTTCGGCTCGGTCGGCCGCCTGGACACCCGGCTCCAAGGCTCGCTGCGGCGCCTCCTCGCCGGCATCGATCAGCGCGACCCGGCGGGCGTGCGGGACGCCTTCGTCGAGATCATGGACCGCTCGGACGCGGTGGACGGCGAGTCCCTTGAGCGCTCCCTCGGCCGCTTCATGGCCCGCCATCTGGGCCCGGGTCTGACGCCCGACCTGGAGATGTTCACGGACCTCTTCCGCATCGTCTCCGCCCACGGCGTCGCCGTACCCGCGGAGGTGGCAGCGGTCTTCCGCGCCCTCGCCACCCTGGAGGGCACGCTCGCCCATCTGGCCCCCGGCTTCAACATCGTCAATGAGTCGCGCGCCTTCGCCGACCGCGAGATCACCGCACAGCTGCGCCCCGAGTCTCTGCGTCAGGTGGCGCGGGACGAATTGGTGTCGCTGATTCCGCTCCTGCGCCGCATCCCGCGTCGGGTGGACCGGATCACGGCAGACCTGGAACGCGGCGTGTTCACCGTCAACGCGCGGATGTTCGCCGACCCCGCGGACCAGCGCGTCCTGGCCGGCCTCCTCCAGCAGGTCCTGATCGCCGTACTGGCGGCGACCACCGGCCTCATGTCCGTGGTTTTGCTGGCCAGCAGCGGCGGCCCGCAGATCTCGGACCGGCTCCGCCTCTACGAGGTCTTCGGCTACAACCTGCTCGTGCTCAGCGTGATCATGATGCTGCGGGTGCTGGTCGGCGGCTTCCGCAGGCGGGAGAGCCGGGGCCGATGA
- a CDS encoding MarR family transcriptional regulator, protein MSTPSMRPDAGEVYRRYLSAVLLHGHASAHACSLGATDLYALNILHLTGAMTPGELAARTGLTTGPTTRLIDRLEQAGYVRRVPDPGDRRKLSVEPVGEPVELDRVMAPARQKVGQILGGYAPEQLDVLFDYFARAADAYQEAAEQLRHQ, encoded by the coding sequence TTGTCAACGCCGTCGATGCGCCCTGACGCGGGCGAGGTCTACCGCCGGTACCTCAGCGCGGTGCTGCTCCACGGTCACGCGAGCGCCCATGCCTGCAGCCTCGGCGCCACGGATCTGTACGCGTTGAACATCCTTCATCTGACGGGCGCGATGACCCCGGGCGAACTGGCGGCGCGCACCGGTCTGACGACCGGCCCGACCACCCGCCTGATCGACCGCCTGGAGCAGGCGGGCTATGTGCGCCGTGTGCCCGATCCCGGCGACCGGCGCAAGCTGAGCGTCGAGCCGGTCGGCGAACCCGTCGAGCTCGACCGCGTCATGGCGCCCGCCCGTCAGAAGGTCGGTCAGATCCTCGGCGGGTACGCGCCGGAACAACTCGATGTCCTCTTCGACTACTTCGCCCGTGCCGCCGACGCGTACCAGGAGGCCGCCGAGCAGCTGCGTCATCAGTGA
- a CDS encoding LuxR C-terminal-related transcriptional regulator, with translation MAASGDLERGRAACAARAWADARKALELADQAAPLGAEDLELLAVSAFMTGRHDDLVSGLERAYGAHLDAGEALRAVRCAFWAGFDLAFRGEMGRATGWFGRAHRLVDAEESACAEEGYLLMPAVMGQRAGGDYAGAYATAGRAGVIAERFGDADLLALSVYEQGHALVRAGQVEEGLGLLDEAMVAVTAGDLSPILTGVIYCAVIDVCGAVYELRRAHEWTEALTSWCQEQPDMVVFSGECLVHRAEIMQLHGAWRDALTEAERAGERFRQESYEGAAAPSYYRLGEIHRLRGDLATAEEAYRDAGRCGGDPQPGLALLRLAQGNEGAATAAIRRVMEETTESLERVGLLPACVEIMLAVGDTEAARHACDELGEIAGNYGTVVLRVIAAGVRGSVDLAAGDARSALIALRRAERGWQDLDATYETARTRMLIGRACRDLGDDETAALELEAARAVFERLGAAPDVARVDSMTRDAAVAPGNVQGLTSREQTVLRLVAAGKHNREIASALVISEHTVARHIQNIFAKLDVSSRTEASAFAYEHHLV, from the coding sequence GTGGCTGCGTCCGGCGATCTTGAACGTGGTCGGGCGGCCTGCGCCGCACGGGCGTGGGCCGATGCCCGCAAGGCGCTGGAACTCGCGGACCAGGCGGCTCCGCTGGGGGCGGAGGACCTTGAACTCCTGGCCGTCTCCGCCTTTATGACGGGGCGCCACGACGACTTGGTGAGTGGTCTTGAGCGTGCGTACGGCGCGCACCTCGACGCCGGGGAAGCGCTGCGCGCGGTGCGCTGTGCCTTCTGGGCCGGGTTCGATCTGGCGTTCAGGGGGGAGATGGGGCGCGCGACCGGATGGTTCGGGCGGGCCCACCGGCTGGTCGACGCCGAGGAGAGCGCCTGTGCCGAGGAGGGCTACCTCTTGATGCCGGCCGTCATGGGACAGCGGGCCGGCGGCGACTACGCGGGCGCCTACGCGACGGCGGGTCGGGCCGGCGTGATCGCGGAGCGGTTCGGGGATGCGGATCTGCTCGCCCTTTCCGTGTACGAGCAGGGCCACGCCCTGGTGCGGGCGGGGCAGGTCGAGGAGGGGCTCGGGCTGCTCGACGAGGCCATGGTGGCCGTCACGGCGGGGGACCTCTCGCCCATTCTCACCGGGGTGATCTACTGCGCCGTGATCGACGTCTGCGGTGCCGTGTACGAGCTCCGCCGAGCCCATGAGTGGACCGAGGCGCTGACCTCGTGGTGCCAGGAGCAGCCCGACATGGTGGTGTTCTCCGGCGAGTGCCTCGTGCACCGCGCGGAGATCATGCAGCTGCACGGTGCGTGGCGGGACGCGCTGACGGAGGCGGAGCGGGCGGGCGAGCGGTTCCGCCAGGAGTCGTACGAGGGGGCGGCCGCGCCGTCGTACTACCGGCTGGGGGAGATCCACCGTCTGCGAGGAGATCTGGCGACGGCCGAGGAGGCGTACCGAGACGCCGGCCGATGCGGAGGGGATCCGCAGCCGGGGCTGGCACTGTTGCGGCTCGCCCAAGGGAACGAGGGCGCCGCGACCGCCGCGATCCGAAGGGTGATGGAGGAGACCACCGAGTCCCTGGAGCGGGTCGGACTGCTGCCCGCCTGCGTCGAGATCATGCTGGCCGTGGGAGACACGGAGGCCGCGCGACACGCGTGCGACGAGCTCGGCGAGATCGCCGGGAACTACGGGACCGTCGTCCTGCGTGTGATCGCGGCGGGCGTCCGTGGCTCGGTCGATCTGGCGGCCGGGGACGCACGGTCCGCCCTGATCGCACTCCGCAGGGCCGAGCGGGGATGGCAGGATCTGGACGCAACGTACGAGACCGCGCGGACGCGCATGCTCATAGGCAGGGCATGCCGCGACCTGGGCGACGACGAGACGGCGGCCCTGGAACTCGAGGCGGCTCGTGCCGTGTTCGAGCGCCTTGGAGCCGCACCGGATGTCGCCCGGGTCGACTCGATGACCCGGGACGCCGCCGTCGCTCCCGGGAACGTCCAGGGGCTGACCTCGCGCGAGCAGACGGTGTTGCGCCTTGTCGCCGCCGGGAAGCACAACCGGGAGATCGCGTCCGCCCTGGTCATCAGCGAGCACACCGTCGCCCGGCACATCCAGAACATCTTCGCCAAGCTCGACGTCTCGTCCAGGACCGAGGCGAGTGCCTTCGCATACGAGCACCACCTCGTCTGA
- a CDS encoding alpha/beta fold hydrolase, with translation MNKSYDGDDIRRQLLAGFPATDRRIDVAGIPTAVLAGGDGPPLVLLHGPGEFAATWMRVMPDLMETHRVIAPDLPGHGASGVGEGPLKADRVLAWLGDLIERTCASRPVVAGHLLGGAIAARFACDHGDRIARLVLVDTYGLGRFRPAPKFALALARFMARPSERAQDKLMGACMTDLGRLREQLGTRMELLEAYALDRARAPGQKAALRSLMPQFAMPSIPDADLARIAVPTSLICGRHDLQVRLKVVEAASARYGWPLHVIENAADDPAFEQPEAFLDALRTEIGTPLSPHIT, from the coding sequence ATGAACAAGTCCTACGACGGCGACGACATTCGACGGCAGCTCCTCGCCGGGTTCCCCGCCACGGATCGGCGAATCGACGTGGCCGGTATCCCGACCGCCGTGCTGGCAGGCGGTGACGGCCCGCCCCTCGTCCTGCTGCACGGTCCCGGGGAGTTCGCCGCGACCTGGATGCGCGTGATGCCGGACCTGATGGAGACGCATCGCGTGATCGCTCCCGACCTGCCCGGCCACGGTGCCTCCGGGGTGGGCGAAGGCCCGCTGAAGGCCGATCGCGTCCTCGCCTGGCTGGGCGACCTGATCGAGCGGACCTGTGCGTCCCGCCCCGTCGTGGCCGGTCATCTGCTCGGCGGCGCCATCGCCGCGCGCTTCGCCTGTGACCACGGCGACCGGATCGCCCGACTGGTCCTGGTGGACACGTACGGCCTCGGCCGGTTCCGGCCCGCCCCCAAGTTCGCGCTCGCCCTGGCCCGTTTCATGGCGCGGCCCTCGGAGCGTGCGCAGGACAAGCTCATGGGGGCCTGCATGACCGACCTGGGCCGACTGCGCGAACAGCTCGGCACGCGCATGGAGTTGCTGGAGGCGTACGCGCTCGACCGAGCCCGTGCGCCCGGCCAGAAGGCCGCTCTCCGCAGCCTCATGCCGCAGTTCGCCATGCCCTCGATCCCGGACGCCGACCTGGCGCGGATCGCCGTGCCCACGAGCCTGATCTGTGGGAGGCACGACCTCCAGGTGCGGTTGAAGGTCGTCGAGGCCGCGAGTGCCCGTTACGGATGGCCGCTGCACGTGATCGAGAACGCCGCCGACGACCCCGCCTTCGAGCAGCCCGAAGCGTTCCTGGACGCGCTGCGGACGGAGATCGGCACACCCCTTTCCCCGCACATCACATGA
- a CDS encoding metallophosphoesterase, with protein sequence MRARYGIPLKITAGLTATAAAGIVYAAGFEARSFRLRRVTVPVLPPGMADLRVLQVSDIHMVSGQRKKRAWLQSLAGLRPDFVVNTGDNLSDPEAVPEVLDALGPLMEFPGVYVFGSNDYYGPRLRNPARYLLERAQGRHGLNGNKPVVGAVHNPWEGLRDAFDAAGWVDLTNTRGRLKLPQAELAFTGLDDPHIKRDRYERVAGGPDESADFSVGVVHAPYLRALDAFTADGYELLLAGHTHGGQLCIPFYGALVTNCDLDTDRVKGLSTHTVGDRTSYLHVSAGCGTSRFTPVRFACPPEVTLLTLTARA encoded by the coding sequence ATGCGCGCACGGTACGGGATCCCCCTGAAGATCACGGCAGGCCTCACGGCGACGGCAGCCGCCGGAATCGTCTACGCGGCCGGCTTCGAGGCCCGCTCGTTCCGGCTCCGCCGGGTGACGGTCCCGGTGCTCCCGCCCGGCATGGCCGACCTGCGGGTCCTCCAGGTCTCCGACATCCACATGGTGAGCGGCCAGCGCAAGAAGCGCGCCTGGCTCCAGTCCCTCGCCGGGCTCCGCCCGGACTTCGTCGTCAACACCGGCGACAACCTCTCCGACCCGGAGGCGGTACCGGAGGTCCTCGACGCGCTCGGCCCGCTGATGGAGTTCCCGGGCGTGTACGTCTTCGGGTCCAACGACTACTACGGGCCCCGGCTCCGCAACCCCGCCCGCTACCTCCTCGAGCGGGCGCAGGGCCGGCACGGCCTCAACGGCAACAAGCCGGTCGTCGGCGCCGTCCACAACCCCTGGGAGGGACTGCGGGACGCGTTCGACGCGGCGGGCTGGGTCGACCTCACCAACACCCGGGGCCGGCTCAAGCTCCCGCAGGCGGAGCTCGCGTTCACCGGGCTCGACGACCCGCACATCAAGCGCGACCGGTACGAGCGGGTGGCCGGCGGCCCCGACGAGTCGGCCGACTTCTCGGTGGGCGTGGTCCACGCCCCGTACCTCCGCGCGCTCGACGCCTTCACGGCCGACGGGTACGAGCTCCTCCTCGCCGGGCACACCCACGGCGGTCAGCTGTGCATCCCCTTCTACGGGGCGCTCGTCACCAACTGCGACCTGGACACCGACCGGGTGAAGGGCCTCTCCACCCACACGGTCGGCGACCGTACGTCCTACCTCCACGTCTCGGCGGGCTGCGGCACCAGCCGCTTCACCCCGGTCCGGTTCGCCTGCCCGCCCGAGGTCACCCTCCTCACGCTGACGGCCCGCGCCTGA